The following proteins are co-located in the Prinia subflava isolate CZ2003 ecotype Zambia chromosome 16, Cam_Psub_1.2, whole genome shotgun sequence genome:
- the KIF3A gene encoding kinesin-like protein KIF3A, producing MPINKPEKPDKPESCDNVKVVVRCRPLNDREKATGYKMAVNVDEMRGTITVHKTDSSNEPPKTFTFDTVFGPESKQLDVYNLTARPIIDSVLEGYNGTIFAYGQTGTGKTFTMEGVRAVPELRGIIPNSFAHIFGHIAKAEGDTRFLVRVSYLEIYNEEVRDLLGKDQTQRLEVKERPDVGVYIKDLSAYVVNNADDMDRIMTLGHKNRSVGATNMNEHSSRSHAIFTITIECSEKGVDGNMHVRMGKLHLVDLAGSERQTKTGATGQRLKEATKINLSLSTLGNVISALVDGKSTHVPYRNSKLTRLLQDSLGGNSKTMMCANIGPADYNYDETISTLRYANRAKNIKNKARINEDPKDAMLRQFQKEIEELKKKLEEGEEISGSETSDSEEEDEDGEIGEEKRKKRRGKKKVSPDKMVEMQAKIEEERKALETKLDMEEEERNKARAELEKREKDLLKAQQEHQSLLEKLSALEKKVIVGGVDLLAKAEEQEKLLEESNMELEERRKRAEQLRKELEEKEQERLDIEEKYTNLQEEAQGKTKKMKKVWTMLMAAKSEMGDLQQEHQREIEGLLENIRQLSRELRLQILIIDNFIPRDYQQMIEDYVHWNEDIGEWQLKCVAYTGNNMRKQTPVLDKKEKDPFEVDLSHVYLAYTEESLRQSLMKLERPRTSKGKSRPKTGRRKRSAKPGAVIDSLLQ from the exons ATGCCG ATTAACAAGCCTGAGAAGCCGGACAAGCCGGAAAGCTGTGACAATGTCAAGGTGGTTGTTCGCTGCCGGCCTCTCAATGACCGGGAGAAAGCTACGGGCTACAAGATGGCAGTGAATGTGGATGAGATGAGGGGAACTATAACTGTCCATAAAACAGACTCATCCAATGAACCTCCTAAGACATTCACATTTGACACAGTGTTTGGACCAGAGAGTAAACAGCTGGATGTCTATAATTTAACAGCAAGACCTATTATAGATTCTGTCCTAGAGGGATACAATG GTACTATTTTTGCATATGGGCAGACTGGAACAGGCAAAACCTTCACCATGGAAGGGGTCCGAGCAGTTCCTGAGCTCAGAGGCATCATTCCCAATTCCTTTGCCCATATATTTGGTCACATTGCCAAGGCAGAGGGGGATACAAG GTTTTTAGTTCGTGTCTCTTACCTGGAGATTTACAATGAGGAAGTGCGGGACCTGCTGGGAAAGGACCAGACACAGAGGTTAGAG GTGAAAGAGAGACCTGATGTGGGAGTTTATATCAAAGACCTTTCAGCTTATGTTGTAAACAATGCAGATGATATGGACAGAATCATGACTCTGGGCCACAAGAACC GTTCTGTTGGTGCCACAAACATGAACGAGCACAGCTCTCGCTCGCACGCCATCTTCACTATCACCATTGAGTGCAGTGAGAAGGGCGTGGATGGGAACATGCACGTGCGCATGGGCAAGCTGCACCTCGTTGACCTTGCT GGTTCTGAAAGACAGACAAAAACTGGAGCCACAGGGCAGAGACTGAAGGAAGCCACTAAGATCAACCTCTCTCTGTCCACCCTGGGCAATGTTATCTCTGCCCTGGTGGATGGCAAGAGCACCCACGTGCCCTACCGTAACTCCAAACTCACACGGCTGCTGCAGGACTCCCTGGGGGGCAACTCCAAAACCATGATG TGTGCAAACATCGGACCAGCAGATTACAACTACGATGAGACCATCAGCACTCTCAGGTATGCAAACAGAGCCAAGAACATAAAGAACAAGGCCAGGATTAATGAGGATCCCAAGGATGCTATGCTCCGCCAGTTCCAGAAAGAAATTgaagagctgaagaaaaaaCTGGAAGAAG GGGAAGAGATCTCTGGTTCCGAAACCAGCGATTCCgaagaggaggatgaagacGGGGAGATTGGAGAGGAGAAGCGGAAGAAGCGGCGCG gcaaaaagaaaGTTTCCCCTGATAAGATGGTAGAGATGCAAGCAAAGATtgaagaggagagaaaagctcTTGAAACTAAGCTTGAtatggaagaagaagaaagaaataaagccaGAGCTGAactggagaagagagaaaaagacttGCTCAAAGCTCA GCAAGAGCACCAGTCCCTGTTGGAGAAACTGTCTGCATTAGAGAAAAAGGTGATTGTGGGAGGAGTGGACTTGCTGGCAAAAGCAGAGGAGCAAGAGAAGCTTCTAGAAGAATCAAACATGGAATTGGAAGAACGAAggaagagagcagagcagcttcGCAAGGAGCTCGAGGAGAAGGAG CAAGAACGCTTGGACATCGAGGAGAAGTACACCAACCTCCAGGAGGAAGCACaggggaaaaccaaaaaaatgaagaaagtcTGGACCATGCTTATGGCTGCAAAGTCAGAG atggGAGATCTACAACAAGAGCATCAGAGAGAGATTGAAGGGTTGCTGGAAAACATTCggcagctgagcagggagcttCGACTTCAGATTCTCATCATAGACAACTTCATTCCTCGGGACTACCAG CAAATGATCGAGGACTACGTTCACTGGAATGAAGACATAGGGGAGTGGCAGCTG AAATGTGTTGCATATACAGGAAACAATATGAGGAAACAGACGCCTGTCCTggataaaaaagagaaagat CCCTTTGAAGTGGACCTTTCCCATGTTTACTTGGCTTACACGGAGGAAAGCTTGAGGCAATCTCTGATGAAGCTGGAGAGGCCGAGgacttcaaaaggaaaatccagGCCCAAGACAGGGAGAAG AAAACGTTCAGCCAAGCCAGGAGCTGTCATTGATTCCCTGCTGCAGTAG
- the LOC134559276 gene encoding interleukin-4-like, producing MVQVQVLLTFLMLSACLGDVVTPRVHALRTNMLKESIRLLDQLQQMEVSCNKMNVTNIFEDYKRGNNMETLCKAATIAQEGQSCHRYLEGVYHNLLSLVWGRRARHKPCPVAAGSTTSLKNFLKELHQVLQEEYKSSK from the exons ATGGTCCAGGTCCAGGTCCTGCTCACCTTCCTGATGCTGTCAGCCTGCCTGGGCGACGTGGTAACTCCACGGGTACACGCACTACGGACCAACATGCTGAAGGAGAGCATCAGGCTGCTGGACCAGCTCCAGCAGATGGAG GTTTCCTGTAACAAGATGAATGtgacaaatatttttgaggATTATAAG AGAGGTAACAATATGGAGACATTATGCAAAGCTGCCACAATTGCTCAGGAGGGCCAGAGCTGCCACAGGTACCTCGAGGGCGTTTACCACAACTTGCTCAGCCTGGTCTGGGGGAGAAGAGCAAGGCACAAG CCATGtcctgtggcagcaggcagcaccaCCTCACTGAAGAATTTCCTCAAGGAATTACATCAAGTCCTTCAAGAAGAGTATAAGAGttcaaagtga